One window of the Bubalus bubalis isolate 160015118507 breed Murrah chromosome 8, NDDB_SH_1, whole genome shotgun sequence genome contains the following:
- the ARL4A gene encoding ADP-ribosylation factor-like protein 4A: protein MGNGLSDQTSILSSLPSFQSFHIVILGLDCAGKTTVLYRLQFNEFVNTVPTKGFNTEKIKVTLGNSKTVTFHFWDVGGQEKLRPLWKSYTRCTDGIVFVVDSVDVERMEEAKTELHKITRISENQGVPVLIVANKQDLRNSLSLSEIEKLLAMGELSSSTPWHLQPTCAIIGDGLKEGLEKLHDMIIKRRKMLRQQKKKR from the coding sequence ATGGGGAATGGACTGTCAGACCAGACTTCTATCCTGTCCAGCCTGCCTTCATTTCAGTCCTTCCACATTGTCATCCTGGGTTTGGACTGTGCAGGAAAGACAACCGTGTTATATAGGCTGCAGTTCAATGAATTTGTAAATACCGTGCCTACCAAAGGATTTAACACGGAAAAAATTAAGGTAACCTTGGGAAATTCTAAAACAGTCACTTTCCACTTCTGGGATGTAGGTGGTCAGGAGAAGTTAAGGCCACTGTGGAAGTCATACACCAGATGCACAGATGGCATTGTGTTTGTCGTGGACTCTGTTGATGTTGAAAGGATGGAAGAAGCTAAAACTGAACTTCATAAAATAACAAGGATATCAGAAAATCAAGGGGTCCCTGTGCTTATAGTTGCTAACAAACAAGACCTGAGGAACTCACTGTCTCTCTCAGAAATTGAGAAATTGTTAGCAATGGGTGAACTGAGCTCATCAACTCCCTGGCATTTGCAGCCCACCTGTGCAATCATAGGTGATGGACTCAAGGAAGGACTTGAGAAACTACATGATATgataattaaaagaagaaaaatgttgcggcaacagaaaaagaaaagatga